Genomic DNA from Acidobacteriota bacterium:
GCCAGCTTGGCGCGTCGCGGAGAGCCTTGTGGGGCCGCCAGCCGCCGGTCGCCAGACGCCAGCCGTTCTGACGCATCAGGGCTAGATCTCGAGATCTTGGATCGCACGTGTGTTGAGGAGGCGAAGCCCTGTGGAGACGACCGACACGAGACGCCTGACCGCCCGAGAAGGCTCAGGGGTCCAGCGCGGTTGAGCGCCGCTGACCGCGCCCCGGGCGCGACCCGCGCGGCCAGCGGCCAGCGGGGCCCTCGCAGGGCGGTCCGGTCGTCGGAACCGGGATTCGCCGCATCAACACACGGGCGATCCGTTCTCGCTCACAGCCCATCGCTCATCGCTCATCGCTGACCCGGACTCTCAAGGGCGAAGCGCCTGGCCGCTCGAGGCCACTGCGAACGTGCACTCGCGCTGCAGCGCCTCGCCGAGCAGCCGCAGGTACCGCCGACGCGGGATCTCGATGGCCCCGAACTGCGCGAGGTGTGGCGTCACCCACTGGATGTCGAGCAGCGAGTAGCCGCGGCTCCGCAGCCGCTCGACGAGCGCGACCAGCGCGACCTTCGACGCGTCGGTCACGCGGTGGAACATCGACTCGCCGAAGAACGCCCCTCGGACGGCGACGCCATACAGCCCCCCGGCGAGCTGTTCGTCCTTCCACGCTTCGACCGAGTGCGCGAACCCGAGCGCGTGCAGGGCCGTGTAGCTGTCGACGATCTCGTCGCTGATCCACGTGTCGTCGCGCGCGGCACACGCCCGCATGACGTCGGCAAACGCGGTGTCGACGCGAATCTCGAACGTGGCGCGCCGGACGACGCGCGCAAGGCGGGTCGAGACGCAGAAGCGGTCGAGCGGTATCACGCCGCGGGGATTCGGCGAAAACCACTCGATGCCGCCGCCCCGGTCGGGCGGCATGCCCATTGGAAACCAGCCCGTCGCATAGGCCTCGAGCAGCAGGTCGGACGGGATCAATGCACCGACCCGTGCCCGCCGGCCTTGTCCGGGCCACTCCCGAGGGCGGTGGAGGCGTGTCCCTCCCTGCGCCGTCGCGGCTGCGCGGGGCGCTCGGTCGGGAAGTCCATGTCGATTGTGACGTCGACGGGCAGCCGCACGACGAACTCGGCGCCCCGGCCCACACCCTCGCTCGACGCGGTCACGCTGCCGCCGTGCAGCTCGGCCAGGTGCCGCGCGATGGCGAGGCCGAGGCCGAGCCCGCCGTGGCGCCGGGTGGGCGACGCGTCGGCCTGATAGAAGCGGTCGAAGATGAGCGGCAGGTGGCCGGGCTCGATGCCGACGCCCGTGTCGCGCACGCGGACCACGGCCCACCCGGCCTCGCGCTCGAGCGCGACGTCGACGCGCCCGCCCGACGCCGTGAACTTGATGGCGTTCGACAGCAGGTTCCACAGGATCTGCTGCACGCGTCCGGCGTCGCCACGCACCTCGTAGCTGCCCGCGTCGATGCGTGCGTGCAGCTCGACGCCGGCGCTCGTGGCGGCCGGGCGCACCGCGTCGAGCGCCGATTCGAGACACTGCAGCAGGTCGACCGGCGCCGCGTCGATGTCGAGCGCATCGCGCGCCGCGCGTGAGATGTCGAGCAGATCGGCGATGAGCTGCGTCTGCATGCGCGCGTTGCGCTCGATCGTCTCGAGCGCGCGGCTCGCCTTGTCCGGCTCGATGACGCCCTCGCGCAGCATGTGGCTCCACCCGAGAATCGCGTTGAGCGGCGTGCGCAGCTCGTGCGACAGCGTGGCGAGGAAGTCGTCTTTGGCGCGGCTCGCGGCCTCGGCCTCGCCCCGCGCGCGGCGCTCGGCGTCGTACAGCCTCGCGCGCTCGAGCGCCTGGGCCCCCTGCTTCGCCAGCCCGAGCAGCACCGCGCGATCGTCGTCCGAGAAGGCCCGCGGCGCGTCGAAGCTCAGCCCGAGCACACCGAGGCGACGGCCACCGATCGACAGCGCGACCGCCCCGAAGGCGTGCGTCGGGCAGCCCGCCACCTCGTCGACGTCGAAGGCGACCGCGGGATACCTCGCCGTGAGCTCGGCCCTCGACGCGGCGAACACGGGCGCGCCCGTCCTGACGGCCTCCGTGCCAGGCAGGGGCGCATCGAGCGGCAGGCGTCGCCATCGCTCGCTCGTGCCCTCCGGGTAACCCGCGTCGGCGGCGACCTCGACCCACGCGCCCGACGCGTCGAGCAGCGCGACGAAGCCGCCGAAGGCCGAGAAGGCCTTCCGTCCCTCGTCCACCAGCACGCGGGCCACGGCGTCGGGCGTCAGCGCTTCGGCGAGCGCCTCGGTCAGCGAGAGCAGGCGCGCCGTGCGCGCCACGGCGGCGTCGCGCGCGCGCACCTGGCGTCGCAGCGACCGCGCCCACGCGACGAACGCCACGCACGCGGCCGCCCCGATGGCCAGCGCCCACAACACGTGCGTCGCGTAGTCGTCCCACCAGCGCCCTTCGGGAGGGGCGACCACGAGGTAGCGTTCGACGATCCGATCGAAGCGCCCCGTCTCGCGTACGCGCGCCAGCGCGGGCGGCAGCCAGCCGAGCGTCTCCTCGTGGCCGGGACGCGTCGCGAAGCGGTAAGAAACCGCGGCCACGCCTTCGACCACGACGGCCTGCGCGCCGAACTCGTTCGCGGCGGCCTGCAGCGTCAGCGCGTTGCCGACCGCGGCCGTGGCCTGCCCCGTGAGGACCAGGTGAAACGCGTCGCGCTGGCTGCGCGCGAGCAGCAGCGTCGGGCGCCGCGCCTGGTCAGTCTCCGCAATCAGCTCGTGGACGAGCGACCGATCTTCCACGGCCACGGTCTCGCCCTTCAGATCGAGCATCGAGCGGGGATACCGCAGCCGCCCGGGCCGGAAGACCATCACCTGGTGCAGCGTCCACACGTGGTCGAGCCACGCGTATCGCGCGGCTCGGGCGTCCGAGTACGCGAGCAGCATCAGGTCGACCTCGCCGGCCTCGAGGGCGTGCAGCTGCTCGCGCCAGGTACCGAGGCGCACGTCGACGTCAACGCCCGCCGTCTGCCCGATCTCACGCACCAGCTCGACGTTGAAACCCGCGGGCGTCCCGTCGGGCTCGAGGTATTCGTAGGGAGGGAACGCGCGATCGCCGCTGTAGACCACACGCGGGCGAGCCTCATCAGCAGCCGTGACCCGTTGCGCCCGCGCTTCGAGCGCCACCAGGCCAGCGACCAGTACGACAGCGACGCCCGCGCCCCATCTCAGCGTCGCGCGCCGCTCCGGCGTCGAGGCCACACCTGCCTGCGCAGATCGCACGGCTGCGACGATACCGGCGGGCGCGAGGCGCGTCAAGCTATCGCAACACCTCGCTCATCGGCCGACCCGTATACCCCGTCATCTCGAGATACCCGCACCCGGCCACGGGCCGCCCCGCGCGCGTGCCCGTCACCTCGATCGCGCCCTCCCAATACGTCACCGTGGTCGTCTCCTCGGTGCGCATTTCCTGGGCGTCGAACGCCGCGCGCACGTCGAGCGTCAGTTGCAGCGACGGCACCTCGATGCGCCATTCGACGGGGTAGATGGCGCCGCTCTCCGGCGAGCGCCACGTCCGCCCTGGCATCAGCGTGTAGTCGCCGGCTTCGAGCCGCGTTGCGCGCCCGTCGCGACCGACGAACGTGCCGCTCGAATACGGGTCGCGCGATCCGTCGCGCCGGCGCAGCTGATAGACCATCAGCTCGACCCCCTCGTCCAGCTGAATCGAGAGCCAGTCCCAGCCGGCCTGGTCCTCCTCGAGGAAGCTCGACCCGAACTCGTGGTCCATCCAGCTTGCGCCCTCGACCTCATGGGCCACACCGTCGAACGTGATCGTGCCGCGCGTCGGCATGCGCGTGAACGAGTAGTAGTGCGAGGCGTTGCCCTCAGACGCGCCCTTCCGGCTGTAGCCGGCGACGCCGTTCAGCACCGCGCCCTTCCCCTCGTCGAGCTGCAGCTCGAGGGCGAAGTCGGCCGTCGCGGCAGACAGCCGGTGGCGTCCCTCCTCCGTGCGCACCACGCGCCAGTCCTCGTTCCACACCTCGTAGCGATCGACGGCCGCGCCGGCCCACCCGGCGCCCGCGCGGTTCAGCCGGTCGGCGTGCACGTGCCGCCGCCCCGTGAGATCGGAGACGGCGACGTGGGCGAGGTAGAGATCGCGCACGGCCCAGCGCGAGGGGTTCGACGGCGTCTTGTCGACGCCATAGCGGAAGAACGTGAGCTGGTACCCGAAGCGGCGTCCTCCCTCGGCTTCGACGTGGCCCGTGTAGTACCACCACTCGATTCGGTAGTCGGGATGCGCCGCGTGGTCGCGCGGCAACTCGACGACGAACGAGGGCTCGGCAAAGCGCCAGCCGGGCTCCTGCGCGCGGGCGACTGCCGGCACGACAAGAGACACGAGCAGCACGAGCACGATCGCCATCAGCGTTGGCGCTGATACCGTGGCCGACGCTTTCGATGAGCCCGAGATCGAGCGTTCAGCCGGCACGCGGGTTGGTCGGGTCGTCGCGTTCGCAAAGCAAAGCGTTCGGAGCAGGCCGTCGCGATCGCACGAAAAATGCGGCGCAGGCTGGCGACAGGGCGTGGGGATGGGGGTCCCCGCGCCCGGATCCGGGACGGTGAGCCGCAGCCGCGTTTTTCCGGCCTGCGGAGCCGCTTTGCGGCGCGAATGCGCCGGCCCGACCAGCCCGGTCCAGACCATGCCCCTCACTCCTCCCCCATCTGCTCGGCGACATAGATCCGCGCCGCGCGACGCGCCGGGTACACTCCCGCGAGCGCCGTCGCCACCAGGATCGCCGCAGACATCTGCGCCAGGAACCCCACCGGCACGTGGAACTGGATCGTCCAGCCAAAGCTCTGCACGTTGACCACGAAGATCAGCACGAGCGAGAGCAGCAGCCCGACGCCGAGGCCGATGGCCTGGCTGACGCCGCCGAGCATGCCGGCCTCGAGCATCACCATGCGCCGCACCTGGCGCCGATCGGCCCCGACGAGCCGCAGCATCGCCAGCTCGCGCCGCCGCTCGAGCACGAGCGTCACGAGCGTCCCGGCCACGCCGAGCACCGCCACGAACACGGCAATGACCTCGAGCGCGTAGGTGATGGCGAACGTGGCGTCGAAGATGCGCAGCACCTCGGCGCGCAGCGCCTGGTTCGTGTAGACGTAGATGCGATGCCGCTCGCCGACGCGCGACAGGAGGTCGACCCGCGTCGCGTCTGCGTCCGCACCATCGCGGAGGTACACCGTCAGGCCCGTCGGCGCGACGTCGCCGAAGTGGCGGGCGAACGTGTGCCGGTCCATCATCACCACGCCACGGTCGCTCGAGTAGTCGAAGTAGACCACCGCCACCCTGAAGCGTCGCGGCCCGGCCGGCGTCGTCAGGACGATCTCGTCGCCGACCTCGTGCCCGTGCTTCAGGCTGAACGACTCGGACACCACCACCGCGTCGGCGTCGATGGCCTCGCGCACGGCCGCACGCGCGTCGGCCGGCGCCTTGAAGAGCAGGTTGCCCCGGTCGAGCAGGACGGCGAAGTCGCCCGACCCGAGCACGATCTGCGCATCGCGGTAGATGGCGGCGACCGTGCGGAAGCGGTCGATCGCGGCCACCTCCGGGTGGTCGCTCACGAGGCGCTCAACTTCAGACGAGAGCGTCGCCTGGCGCGCGCCCTCGCTGCGCGTCGCCGGCCCGATGAACAGGTCGGCTTCGAGCGTCTGGCCCACCCAGTAGATCACCGTCTCGCGGAAGCTGCCGATCATCACCGCGATGGCGACCATCATCGACAGGCTGACGGCGAGCGCCGCGACGGAGATCGACAGCCGCGAGATGGCGCCCGCGAGGTTGGCGTGCGCGAGCTGACCCTCGATGCCGAAGAGCCGGCCGACCAGTGGCCCCCCGAAGCGGCCGAGCGCGAAGAGCACGACCGGCACGAGTCCCGCCGCACCGAGCACGAAGGCGAGCGCCGCCCCGTACCCCGCGAGCGGCAGGCCGTTGATGGGGCCGAGCTGCGCGAGCCAGCCGCCAAGCGCGAGAAGTGCCATCGGCGCGACGAACAAGCGGGGGCGGAGCCGGAAGCGCGTCTCGACCCGATCGTGCC
This window encodes:
- a CDS encoding ABC transporter permease, producing the protein MRLFRQVIVRQLRLEPVRSAVTVLGVALGIAVVVAIRLANVSSLRGFEVALETMAGATSVEIVGPALGIDETLVPQLGFLRDYGLVSPVVEGDALAEPDRRAESESRPAEMLRVLGVDILRDQPLRDYRLIGFAGGDRPPSAQEFLELLLDSRAIVLTEKYARRVGLDVGSTVWLTVGDRRDAFTVRGLLADEGPARVLDGNFALMDIAAAQLALDRLGRLDRIDVRLDAAVAIEVAEREIAARLPDSLTVQRPARRGQQVQQMLAAFHLNLTALSYVALLVGLFLVYNTVSISVVARRGEIGTLRALGLSRRAVVWLFLGEAAALAVPGCLIGLVFGQALAHGAVALTSQTVQALYVASAAVVPVVARAEVALAFGIGLPLSLLAAALPALEASRVTPLAAIRGHDRVETRFRLRPRLFVAPMALLALGGWLAQLGPINGLPLAGYGAALAFVLGAAGLVPVVLFALGRFGGPLVGRLFGIEGQLAHANLAGAISRLSISVAALAVSLSMMVAIAVMIGSFRETVIYWVGQTLEADLFIGPATRSEGARQATLSSEVERLVSDHPEVAAIDRFRTVAAIYRDAQIVLGSGDFAVLLDRGNLLFKAPADARAAVREAIDADAVVVSESFSLKHGHEVGDEIVLTTPAGPRRFRVAVVYFDYSSDRGVVMMDRHTFARHFGDVAPTGLTVYLRDGADADATRVDLLSRVGERHRIYVYTNQALRAEVLRIFDATFAITYALEVIAVFVAVLGVAGTLVTLVLERRRELAMLRLVGADRRQVRRMVMLEAGMLGGVSQAIGLGVGLLLSLVLIFVVNVQSFGWTIQFHVPVGFLAQMSAAILVATALAGVYPARRAARIYVAEQMGEE
- a CDS encoding transporter substrate-binding domain-containing protein — encoded protein: MASTPERRATLRWGAGVAVVLVAGLVALEARAQRVTAADEARPRVVYSGDRAFPPYEYLEPDGTPAGFNVELVREIGQTAGVDVDVRLGTWREQLHALEAGEVDLMLLAYSDARAARYAWLDHVWTLHQVMVFRPGRLRYPRSMLDLKGETVAVEDRSLVHELIAETDQARRPTLLLARSQRDAFHLVLTGQATAAVGNALTLQAAANEFGAQAVVVEGVAAVSYRFATRPGHEETLGWLPPALARVRETGRFDRIVERYLVVAPPEGRWWDDYATHVLWALAIGAAACVAFVAWARSLRRQVRARDAAVARTARLLSLTEALAEALTPDAVARVLVDEGRKAFSAFGGFVALLDASGAWVEVAADAGYPEGTSERWRRLPLDAPLPGTEAVRTGAPVFAASRAELTARYPAVAFDVDEVAGCPTHAFGAVALSIGGRRLGVLGLSFDAPRAFSDDDRAVLLGLAKQGAQALERARLYDAERRARGEAEAASRAKDDFLATLSHELRTPLNAILGWSHMLREGVIEPDKASRALETIERNARMQTQLIADLLDISRAARDALDIDAAPVDLLQCLESALDAVRPAATSAGVELHARIDAGSYEVRGDAGRVQQILWNLLSNAIKFTASGGRVDVALEREAGWAVVRVRDTGVGIEPGHLPLIFDRFYQADASPTRRHGGLGLGLAIARHLAELHGGSVTASSEGVGRGAEFVVRLPVDVTIDMDFPTERPAQPRRRREGHASTALGSGPDKAGGHGSVH
- the aat gene encoding leucyl/phenylalanyl-tRNA--protein transferase: MIPSDLLLEAYATGWFPMGMPPDRGGGIEWFSPNPRGVIPLDRFCVSTRLARVVRRATFEIRVDTAFADVMRACAARDDTWISDEIVDSYTALHALGFAHSVEAWKDEQLAGGLYGVAVRGAFFGESMFHRVTDASKVALVALVERLRSRGYSLLDIQWVTPHLAQFGAIEIPRRRYLRLLGEALQRECTFAVASSGQALRP
- a CDS encoding carotenoid 1,2-hydratase produces the protein MAIVLVLLVSLVVPAVARAQEPGWRFAEPSFVVELPRDHAAHPDYRIEWWYYTGHVEAEGGRRFGYQLTFFRYGVDKTPSNPSRWAVRDLYLAHVAVSDLTGRRHVHADRLNRAGAGWAGAAVDRYEVWNEDWRVVRTEEGRHRLSAATADFALELQLDEGKGAVLNGVAGYSRKGASEGNASHYYSFTRMPTRGTITFDGVAHEVEGASWMDHEFGSSFLEEDQAGWDWLSIQLDEGVELMVYQLRRRDGSRDPYSSGTFVGRDGRATRLEAGDYTLMPGRTWRSPESGAIYPVEWRIEVPSLQLTLDVRAAFDAQEMRTEETTTVTYWEGAIEVTGTRAGRPVAGCGYLEMTGYTGRPMSEVLR